The sequence TAACTTCCAAAACTTCGCTGCTAACTTTTTCTCAATCTTTATTGGAGTCGTATTCTTCATCTGCCTATAAAGTCTTCTAACTTTTAATGCAAGAGAATTTAATACATTTGTGGTTAAAGCAAAATCTTGTTTCATAAGTCCAATTAGTTTTTCCCGATTAATAAGTAGTAATTCCCCCTCTTCAAAGGTCTCACAAAATATAGAAGCTGGCAAATTATCTACAATAACTTCATTCAATATGCTATCTCTTCCTAGTATAAAAATAACCTTCTTTTGTGCCCCTTCACCAATCTTATAAAGAGAGTATTTTCCTGCCAAAACAATATATATAGTATCTACTACTTGCTTATCCAAAAATACATTTTCACCCTTTTTATATGATTTTATCAATGATATTTGGGATAATTCTTTTAATGTGTTTTCTTCAACTTTATCAAATAAATGAAGTTCTCTAAGCTTCTCCACTGTTATTTTGCTCATTCTTAACCTCTCATAAATCCTCTACTGTAACTCACCATTCTTTTATCATACTTTATATAGTTTAACTCTTATTAATAACCTAACACATAAATAGACTAACTATTCAAACTAGTTTATCTAACTAAAATAATCCTAATCTCTTTTTACTTCTTGGAATTCCCATAGAATCTTTTAATATGTTTAGTACATCATTTAAATTATCCTTATGCTTAGACTGAGCCGCTAGTTTTTGTCTGTGATGAAATGTTGTAGAAGTATTTTGGAGTGTACTATAATCACATACTTTACTTTGAGAATCATCAACTAACCTTGGTGATGTTTTTTGCTTCTCTACTGAACTTGCAGGCACCCTAGCCACTAAAGTTTTATTTCCCTTCTCGTCTACTATATATTTGCAATAATAATTTCCAACTTTCTCCGAGATAATTTCCCTAGCCTTTTTGGTTTTCTTTTTATCTTTACTTTGATATTTTGCTATTATAGAGTCATCATCTTGAACACTATTTACACCATAACTCATTATTCCACCCCACTAACATAAGTTCTTAACATATATTATATCACACTTAAGATATTAACAGGGTAATTTGGTTCTTATTAACATATCATCTAATAAATCTAGCCTTTAACACTTCAACTTAACTATTTAAAAATAATTCTCTTCTTAATAACAATAACCCCTACAGTCGCTATAAAATCTGAAATAAGACTTTTAATTGGATTTATTTTAACTTCATAAAAATATCTGCTCTTATCACTATAATATTTATAGTCCGCAGGTAAGGTTTCCTTTGAAAGGTTTGACATCTTCTTAAACATTTTAAACCATATTAAATCAGGTAATTTAGGACTTTTCTCTTTTCTACTTTCGAGTGAATCGTAGAATTTTTTTGCACTTCTTCTTATATTTCTATTTATACTTTTCTCATAATCTTTATTAGTTTCCCAAGGAGTTGTTGTTATTGCTAGTTCACAAACTTTATCACTTCCTCCAAGAGTAAATGATAACTCCTTAAGTACATTATTTAGTCCTGATCCACCATTTGCTACCAACATAAGTGATTGATTAAAAAATTCAGGTCTATGCATGGTATATGCAAATCTATCAATAAAATTCTTCATAAGTCCACTAACATTCCATGCATATCCTGGTGAACTTAATATAATACCATCTGAGCTCAAAAGTTTCCGCTCAATGCTCTCCTTATGATCTTTTATTGGACAAAATTCTGCTCCTTTTGATATGCAATTAAAACAACCTTTGCACATCTCCAAATTCACATCACTAAGAAATACATACTCAAATTCTACATTTCCTAGTAACTTCATTTCACTCTCAATTCTTTTGATAAGTTCATACCCCTTTCCTTTATGAGGACTACCCATAATTGCAATTACTTTCATCTTAAACCCACCTTTATAAAATAACTAATTTATCTGACAACGGCTACACCTTCCTAGACGAGGTACACATTGACGATGTAAGTTCAACTAAGATTCACTTGATGAAAACAACTTTCTAACAATAAAGTCAATAAAGTTATCTCTGTCCTCTTTGTTAAACATATTCAATCCTATAAATTCCATACCACTATTTCTTCTTAAAAAACAAACTTGAAGAATTGATGTTAATGCAAAACATAACTTTTTTGCTTCTAAATCATTCATGTCATTACTAAATATTGATAAGAACCCTTGCATTGTTTTTGTGGAATTATCCTGTTCACTGGGATTCCTCATATCTGATAAAATAGATATTCTTGAAATTGCTTCATTAGAAACTAGAAAATCCATTACCTGCTTAGCTGCATCAGTTATTCTATCCACAGAAGTTTCACTAGAATCTAAATTAGGTTTAAAAGCTTTTACTACATCACCTATCATTTCTTGAACACAGATTTCAATTAAATTATCTTTATTTTGAAAGTGATAATTAACAAGGCCTACTCCCACATTTGCTTTTTCTGCAATTGATCTTATTGTTATTTTACTAATATCTCCATCACTATTTTTTATAAGCTCTTTTGTTACATTTATAAGTTTACTTTTTATATCAATACTATTATTCATACTACCTCCATGCTATTGAACCATGTTTTGAACATCGTTCAAAAGTATTGTACTACTTTAACTAATGTTATACAAGTATTTGTAAAATAAAAAAATAGCAACCCTATAGTTGCTATCCTTTATCACAATATATTTTTATAGCTTCACTTACATATCCAGCTAAATTCTCACTTATATTATCAAAGTATTTCTTAAATCGTTCATCCTCCACATACATCAATCCTAAACATTGTAGTATTTCATTAGTGCAAGTATAGTAATTTTCTGTAATATGATTTTTCCACTGTGAAATAAGCTTCTGTACTTCATCACAGCTAGGAGGACAATCCATATGCTCTGCAATTTTTCTGAATATATCCTCTGCTTTTTTATCAATATAATTATTTCCTTTATCCTTTGATTTTCTCTGTTCATATTCCTTGTATGCTTCAGTATGCCCAAAACGTTCTATAACTTCTTTTCTATACTCTTCTTGTTTAGCAATAATATCAGTTTCATCAAATTCTGAAAAACTCAAATTATCATCCCCCTCCAATTTATCATCTACTAGTTTTATCAAATTTTCTATACGATTCTTCTTTAAGATTAGTATTTCTTTGTGCTGCTTTAGTGCAATTTTTTCATCAAAATTCGGATTATTAATTATTTCTTTTATCTGCTTTAATTCAAAACCTATTTCTTTTAGAAATAATATCTGCTGCAAAAGTGCAATATCCTCATTGCTATAAAATCTGTACCCTGCTTCAGATATTTCTGATGGTTTTAATAAGCCTATTTCATCATAATAATGCAAAGCTCTAATAGTAATACCAGTGAGCTTCGCAGTCTCATTTACTGTTCTAAGCTGTTTCTTCATCCCAAAAATCCTCTATCTCATTCATAATTTCAGCAGTAGGGGTTAATGTAGCTTCTTCAATTGACTTGCCTGTTTTCTTTAAATAATGCTTAATCATATAATAACCACAGGCATATCCTGCACAATAAGGAAGACCTACTGGGAAGTACCCCTGAACTGCTGCCAACTCATCTCCCCAAAGATATGCTGAGATATTTTCAAATCCTGTTGCATCTAATCCCTCT comes from Clostridium sp. TW13 and encodes:
- a CDS encoding MerR family transcriptional regulator produces the protein MKKQLRTVNETAKLTGITIRALHYYDEIGLLKPSEISEAGYRFYSNEDIALLQQILFLKEIGFELKQIKEIINNPNFDEKIALKQHKEILILKKNRIENLIKLVDDKLEGDDNLSFSEFDETDIIAKQEEYRKEVIERFGHTEAYKEYEQRKSKDKGNNYIDKKAEDIFRKIAEHMDCPPSCDEVQKLISQWKNHITENYYTCTNEILQCLGLMYVEDERFKKYFDNISENLAGYVSEAIKIYCDKG
- a CDS encoding Crp/Fnr family transcriptional regulator → MSKITVEKLRELHLFDKVEENTLKELSQISLIKSYKKGENVFLDKQVVDTIYIVLAGKYSLYKIGEGAQKKVIFILGRDSILNEVIVDNLPASIFCETFEEGELLLINREKLIGLMKQDFALTTNVLNSLALKVRRLYRQMKNTTPIKIEKKLAAKFWKLSRDYGLEVEDGVAINLKMSVTYLADMFGSQRETISRAIKKLEELGLIKFKDKTIIVTDKEKLVKYFKGL
- a CDS encoding TetR/AcrR family transcriptional regulator, with product MNNSIDIKSKLINVTKELIKNSDGDISKITIRSIAEKANVGVGLVNYHFQNKDNLIEICVQEMIGDVVKAFKPNLDSSETSVDRITDAAKQVMDFLVSNEAISRISILSDMRNPSEQDNSTKTMQGFLSIFSNDMNDLEAKKLCFALTSILQVCFLRRNSGMEFIGLNMFNKEDRDNFIDFIVRKLFSSSES
- a CDS encoding NAD(P)H-dependent oxidoreductase, with amino-acid sequence MKVIAIMGSPHKGKGYELIKRIESEMKLLGNVEFEYVFLSDVNLEMCKGCFNCISKGAEFCPIKDHKESIERKLLSSDGIILSSPGYAWNVSGLMKNFIDRFAYTMHRPEFFNQSLMLVANGGSGLNNVLKELSFTLGGSDKVCELAITTTPWETNKDYEKSINRNIRRSAKKFYDSLESRKEKSPKLPDLIWFKMFKKMSNLSKETLPADYKYYSDKSRYFYEVKINPIKSLISDFIATVGVIVIKKRIIFK